ATCCTTTGCCGTGCAGGATCTGCCTGCCGTTGCGGATTATTGCCGGCGCAACAACGCGCAAAGCTGCCTGGTGCTCAATGTCATTCTTTACGATGAAGAGATGGAGGAGGTGAGGCGGATTTGTCGGACAGCCAAAGAGGCGGGCATTTCGGCCGTCATTGCCACGGACATTGCCGCCGTCACTGCAGCCCGTGAACTCGATCTTTCCGTGCACCTGTCGACTCAGGCGAATATTTCCAACTTGACTGCGGTTAAATTCTTTGCGCAATACGCGGACGTCATGGTTTTGGCGCGCGAGTTGACGCTCGAGCAGATTCGGCGAATCATTGCTGAAATCGAACGGCAGGAAATACGAGGACCGCGCGGCGACCTGGTCGCCGTGGAGTTGTTTGTACACGGCGCCATGTGCATTTCGGTCTCCGGCTTGTGCGGTATGAGTTTGGCAACCAGCGGTCATTCCGCCAATCGCGGCGAATGCCTGCAGCCTTGTCGACGCAGCTATCGTGTCGTCGATGAGGATAACGGCCGCGAGCTGGTTATTAGCAACCGCTACGTCATGTCGCCCGGCGACCTATGCATGATCGGCGACCTGGACAAGCTGATCGATGCGGGCGTGCGCATTTTTAAAATCGAAGGCCGAGGCCGGTCCGCGGAATATGTCTATCATGCCACGCGCGCCTATCGCGAGGCCGTCGACGCTGTGATCGCCGGAACCTATACAGCGGACAAGATCGCAGCATGGACAGCCGAACTGGCTTCCGTTTACAACCGCGGCTTTTGGCACGGCGGCTATTATTTGGGA
This window of the candidate division KSB1 bacterium genome carries:
- a CDS encoding U32 family peptidase, translated to MGSIRKKPLILSPAGSWESLRAAVQAGADAVYFGVGRLNMRARAAKSFAVQDLPAVADYCRRNNAQSCLVLNVILYDEEMEEVRRICRTAKEAGISAVIATDIAAVTAARELDLSVHLSTQANISNLTAVKFFAQYADVMVLARELTLEQIRRIIAEIERQEIRGPRGDLVAVELFVHGAMCISVSGLCGMSLATSGHSANRGECLQPCRRSYRVVDEDNGRELVISNRYVMSPGDLCMIGDLDKLIDAGVRIFKIEGRGRSAEYVYHATRAYREAVDAVIAGTYTADKIAAWTAELASVYNRGFWHGGYYLGREEGRWSGRYGSAATEQKVYLGYVVNYFAKPKVGQFAIENGELKLGDKIAVIGPTTGYQERIVRELYVNERPAERAEKGDDVTLPFDVKLRRNDKLYALRPRTDWQSEPIK